Proteins encoded within one genomic window of Brassica rapa cultivar Chiifu-401-42 chromosome A09, CAAS_Brap_v3.01, whole genome shotgun sequence:
- the LOC103837323 gene encoding sodium/hydrogen exchanger 1: MMASLLDTLVSKMPSLSASDHASVVSLNLFVALLCACIVLGHLLEENRWMNESITALLIGLATGVVILLISNGKSSHLLVFSEDLFFIYLLPPIIFNAGFQVKKKQFFRNFVTIMLFGAIGTVVSCTVITLGVTQFFKKLDIGTFDLGDYLAIGAIFAATDSVCTLQVLNQDETPLLYSLVFGEGVVNDATSVVVFNAIQSFDLTHLNHEAAFRLLGNFFYLFLLSTLLGVATGLISAYIIKKLYFGRHSTDREVALMMLMAYLSYMLAELFDLSGILTVFFCGIVMSHYTWHNVTESSRITTKHAFATLSFLAETFIFLYVGMDALDIDKWRSVSDSPGTSVAVSSILIGLLMLGRAAFVFPLSFLSNLAKKNQSERIDFKMQVVIWWSGLMRGAVSMALAYNKFTRAGKTDLRGNAIMITSTITVCLFSTVVFGMLTKPLIRFLLPHQKATTSFLSDGNTPKSIQIPLIDQDSFIEFAGNHNVPRPDSIRGFLTRPTRTVHYYWRQFDDSFMRPVFGGRGFVPFVPGSPTERDPPTDLSRA, encoded by the exons ATGATGGCATCGCTTTTGGATACTTTAGTGTCTAAAATGCCTTCATTGTCTGCCTCTGATCACGCCTCTGTGGTCTCACTCAATCTCTTTGTTGCACTTCTTTGTGCTTGTATTGTCCTTGGCCATCTTCTGGAGGAGAACCGATGGATGAACGAATCCATCACTGCCTTATTGATT GGGCTGGCTACTGGTGTTGTCATTTTGTTGATTAGTAATGGCAAAAGCTCACATCTTCTGGTCTTCAGTGAAGATCTTTTCTTCATTTATCTTTTGCCACCCATTATATTCAATGCTGG GTTTCAAGTGAAAAAGAAACAGTTTTTCCGCAACTTCGTGACTATTATGCTTTTTGGTGCTATTGGAACTGTTGTCTCTTGCACTGTCATAACACTAG GTGTAACGCAGTTCTTTAAGAAACTGGATATTGGGACCTTTGACTTGGGTGATTATCTTG CAATCGGTGCTATATTTGCTGCAACAGATTCCGTTTGCACACTGCAG GTTCTGAATCAAGACGAGACACCTTTGCTTTACAGTCTTGTATTCGGAGAAGGTGTTGTGAATGACGCCACGTCAGTTGTTGTCTTCAACGCGATTCAGAGCTTTGACCTCACTCACCTTAACCATGAAGCTGCTTTTCGACTTCTTGGGAACTTTTTCTATCTGTTTCTCCTCAGCACCTTGCTTGGTGTTGCG ACCGGTCTGATAAGTGCATATATCATCAAAAAGCTATATTTTGGAAG ACACTCCACTGACCGAGAGGTTGCCCTCATGATGCTTATGGCCTATCTTTCTTATATGCTTGCTGAG CTTTTCGACTTGAGTGGTATTCTCACTGTGTTCTTCTGTGGGATTGTGATGTCTCATTACACCTGGCACAACGTAACCGAGAGTTCAAGAATCACTACCAA GCACGCCTTTGCAACGTTGTCGTTTCTTGCGGAGACGTTTATTTTCTTGTATGTGGGAATGGATGCTTTGGACATTGACAAGTGGAGATCCGTGAGTGACAGTCCGGGAACATCGGTGGCAGTGAGCTCAATCCTAATAGGTTTGCTCATGCTTGGAAGAGCAGCATTCGTCTTTCCCTTGTCGTTTCTCTCAAACTTAGCCAAGAAGAACCAAAGCGAGAGAATCGACTTTAAGATGCAA GTTGTGATTTGGTGGTCTGGTCTCATGAGAGGTGCTGTATCAATGGCTCTTGCATACAACAAG TTTACAAGGGCTGGGAAAACGGATTTGCGCGGGAATGCAATCATGATCACCAGTACCATAACCGTCTGTCTCTTTAGCACTGTG GTGTTTGGTATGTTGACAAAACCGCTAATAAGATTCCTATTGCCGCACCAGAAAGCCACCACGAGCTTTTTATCTGATGGCAACACGCCAAAGTCCATCCAGATCCCTTTGATAGACCAAGACTCGTTCATTGAGTTTGCAGGGAACCACAACGTGCCTAGGCCAGACAGTATACGTGGCTTCTTGACACGGCCCACTAGGACAGTGCATTACTACTGGAGACAGTTTGATGACTCCTTCATGAGGCCTGTGTTTGGAGGACGTGGCTTTGTCCCCTTTGTCCCTGGCTCTCCAACTGAGAGAGACCCTCCTACTGATCTCAGTAGAGCTTGA